Within Telopea speciosissima isolate NSW1024214 ecotype Mountain lineage chromosome 8, Tspe_v1, whole genome shotgun sequence, the genomic segment GAGAGATACATGGGGCTCTTCTGTAGCGCAACAGTGTATAGCGAATCATCCAACGGCCCAGTTGGCTCCAGCCGGAGGATCCCAAATAAATGGCCATCCAGTATGTGGTCCCATTCTTTAATAATGAGACAACTGGCATAACCATAGTCACTCTTAAAGGAATTGACACCTAAATAATAAGATAGGATAGCAAAAGtcgttgagagttgagagtacGAGAATACTGAATAAATGGCTTGCCATTGATTTCAACCACTTGATCTCATGTGATGTGTGCAAATAAAATTCCAATTCCACCCTCCACCTTAACTTAAATGCCACGCTTTCATTTATTGCCTAACTGTCCACCGTCACTGCTTTGAATAGACCTCTAGCATTCCCATCGGCCATATCCGTCCTGGTTATCGGTATCAGATCGGCCGTATCGGAAGATCCATATCAATATTAACCATTTCGAGTGATCTGTATTAGTATCGGCATAGAGTGAACCCAACACCTGGCCAATTCCATAATGGTGGACCGGTACAAACCAAGGGTAAAACTGTCAAAAAAACcatatttttaaaaagaaaaattgggtTAGAGAAAAAATGTTTGATATGATTCAATCTGTATCCATATCATATCAGTTTCTAAAATAAGCGATACAATCGATCCATATCGAAATCATTATCAAGTCACTTCTATCTCTTAGGCTGTGTTTTTATTGTCCCAAACTGCAAAAtcggctgtgtttggtatgtattttagacgataataaaataattatttttatcattcgagaatgtgaaatcgacctaaAATACATACTAAACGCAACCTTAGTATCATAGAGGGGTTGAGTTTTCTTGTTCCCATTTGCCATTTGGGAACAAGAAACCATACATCACAACAGTAACAAAACAGAATTGATAAAAACAGGTACCAATTCCCTTTCAATGAAATGAATTACAAAGGATATAATAAATAAGGCTTAATTAAGGTTTCTATAAGTTATTTTCCAGTGAATATGTCTTCTTCTGATCATCACAAGTGTAATGAAGAGAAATGTAGAATGATCAAACTTCTAAtttctaaacaaaaaattaaaaacaagaaTGCTGAAATTTCCTCATCAgagaaaaaattgaagaagcaaACTTGATAAACCAGTGAGGAACAGAAGATCAAAGCCTGTCATAATGTTTGAAgctccattttttgtttttgttgttgatgatgGAGACACTGCTGGCTCCCCTGCAATATTTCCTCCTGTGAATCATACACCCAAAGTTCTTAATCTAAATTCTCAAAAGAGAGTTAAAACCCAGTAAATTTGTGGATTCAAAGCAAAACCCAGTTTCCAATACTTGCAGAAGAAtatgaaaaataacaaaaaataaacaaataaaaaattacctGACCCTCCACTTGGTTCTGGAGCTCCAATTGGGATCCCAATCTCTGCATCAACAGaattaataaaacaaaatcaagaaaCGATTTTTACCAATCCAAGCCCATCCACACCCTTGATTTACCCAGGCCCACAACAAACGAAAGGTTCAGATCAAAGCTTTTGACATACTAACCTGCACACAAGCTTACTGACGGTGTAGTGATCTTACAAGCCTTAGGAAGCCCTAATGCTCTGTTCGTGTCGAGTTGGATTCCGAAGCTTGAAGAGTTACCCAAAAGCTGGCAAAGGCAGATCGGATTGCTATCCACTAATCCTGCCAGTTCAGGGCAGCAAGCTTTATCTGGATTTTTCAGTTTGCTTCCGACCTCCACATATGTCAAACAGTCTGACATGTTAAGTAGAGCTGTTGTGCAGTCGCCAGCCGGTGCCTCTGCAGTGGCGCCGCTTGGTGACATTGATGGGGCTTGAGCTGAGGTGATGGGGAATGAAGTAAGGAAGGCGATGAAGAGGACAATGGTTAGGGCAGAGAATGTGATTTTGGTGATCGCCATTGCTTTattgcttttcttctttcttgggtTCTTTGGTTTTGTATATCTAAAGCTTTAAAAAGGTTAGGGAAGTGAAGAGTCCTGATGAGGACTGAGGAGTTGAGACAATTTATGTACATTTGAAATCAGAGAAGGGTTGGGCGTTGGGATAAACCCACCACCTACCTACAATTAATGGGCCACGAGTATGGAGGTGTTATTGTATTGATCGGGTCGGGTCAGATTTGACCCGCATAAACCCTGTGTAGACGGTGTGCACTGTGTGGCAGTGTTCCCTACACCGTCTTACATGGGGCATTGAAATGACTATCCCATCCCTCCCCTTGGGAGTCTGAATCCTCTCCAGCGCACGAGTGAGTGAAGTGAGCATCAGATGGCTGGAGCTGTTCGACATGCACCCCAAGGACAACTCCAGTAGTgtgttggagaggatttttacaCCTTGGATGCCTGTGCGTTTGCTCTTAGCTTGGCAGCAagtctcttccttttttattttttttttctagatttttatcagttttggtttgatttgttgttattttttatCAGTCTCTAGAAACCCAATTCGAAACAGCCCAGGAAGAGTTCAGTTTCGATTTCATCTTTGATTGGTCCAAccaatttggattggaatttgacgaattgttatcctctcctgtgtactgcatcgtgcggcactGCAGAGGTCATGTGGCACAGTGAGCCCCATATGgcgcacatggcctctgcagccaccgcacgatgcattactgcaccgtgctgtaacaggagagtaTAAAAATTCgaatttgacacccctattgtTGGTGATGAGTTGGGTTTGATCAAGAATTGCTGAACTCTAAGCCATATGCAGCGTAGAGGAGATTAGTTGATTAGTGAGAAGCtcgtttttttttccccctaaagTTTTGAACTTTATGCAAACGCATAAGTTGAATATGAAAACTTTTGAGGTTTTGGACGTTGGGCTGTGATTCTAGAAGTGGATATTTGGGCAATTGGGCATTTACTTGTTTTAAGTGGATTTAAGGTTTTTGATTCTTGTTGTACAAGTTGGCAAAAGCTACATTTGGCTAAGTTTCTTGTATCTCACTATTTTGTGAGactaaaaagaatataatattcAATTTCTAGAACCTCGAATTCCAACAAAATCCTTGATTGTGGATCCAAAATTGACAAGTTTAGTAAATGAGAATCCATTCATTGAGGCGGGGTCAGGTACACATAGGGGTATCagaaggtattttggaaaaatattaaaacctagGAAAGATTTGCCAACCCTAGGATGATAGGTTTCAATTCACCAGGTGGTGAAGGGAAACTTGATCCTTAATGATCCCCGATTCACACTCAACAAAATCTAGGATTGTAACTTTCTTGGTTAGGTTACAAATAGAGGAATCCATTAATTAGATTTAGGGAAAAAATTCTTTGTAGTGTATCGATCTGGCAGTGCACTGCGGTAGGATCTTGCGAGCttgattgcatttttttttcttcttcagcttGACACCGTCAGATGTTACATCATCCACGTGTTGAGCTCACAAGGCAGCACCGCAATGCACCGATCTGTTGGTGCACTGCTGAGGATTTTAAACCTTAGATTTatctataatattttttttggtgggggggggggggggaactggGGAGAGAGTcatagcttcccatccttgcaTGTGTTAGTTTGGTAGTAATAATGTAATACCACATGATTTGTCACCAAGATCCATCCAGATATAGACACTTTTGTTCCAATCAAATTATGGAAAATGATCCACAGTTGAAAATGCTCATCCCATGAAAACTTTATGGACTTTTAAGATCTTCCATAGGCATACTATGCGCCCCTATAAAAGGGTAGTTTCCTTCAATCATGGATTAAGTTCAAGGTATTGATTCTTAATCAAAACAATAATTTTCATAGGAAAATCATGAGGGAAAACTGGCGACGTGCCCAGTTTGAGTCTGTCTCCCTCCCATCTTTTATGGAAATGACCCCTTACCCTCTCCATTGGACACAACTGCTAGCTctagaaaaactaaaaatagatagtaatcacaactcacaactgATACTGATATTGATATGAATCAATCAATACGACCAAACCCTAGTGAGACCATGTTGGCCTTATGGCCAAACAGTTGTTGGGATGGGGTTCAAATTTCAATGAAGACGACTCATCAAAAATCTGCAACGTGGGTTGCTTGAATTTGGTGGCATGGAAGGTCAGTGTGAAACTGAGATGGAAGATTGAATAGCCGCAAATGGAGTTGGGGTGGAACCTTGAACCATGGCACCATTTAATATCAACAACTGCTAATTCCTATTATATTGTTTGGGTAATGGGGACTTCATAAGTTCATATTGGGGCTCCGTTTGGAAGAGAGTAGAAAAGCAAAAAGCAAGGTGAAAGATTGGTTGTTGATTAATTtttggattaagttttccttcttGGGAAGAATTTCTTCTCCATGATGATGTGACATTATGATTGTATTCTTGAGTCTATCATTAACTCTCAGTCTTTACTGAATAATCAAAAGTTTAGATCtataattgaaattgattttttttttcccctttaattttgtattttggAACAATATCACCCTAATATGCACTTGGGTAAGAACATTGGATATTACCTCTTGACATGGTCTGGCTTTTTGAGACATAATGATGGCAGCCTTAACTTCCACTTCgcgaagaggctgtttccagacttgaactcACGAACATtagatcacaatggagcaaccttgtCCGCCCTTCAGGAAAAAAATATGGATGTGGGACTATACCATGCAATACTCTGTACCTTGTGTACAAACTTCCCATGTTACATATTTTCAtcatgtttttaattttttttggggaaaatgtTGGGCACACCGCTTGcgtatttctctctctcccttccccctttggAAATGACCACTGCACCTCCTGTATGATGCCATGTCTTGCGCCCTCATTGGTGCCACTTGCTAACCTGCTACCGCACACAGGTaatgtgcctatccctctcctaTATTTTTTAATACATCCATCAGAAATTGTCGTATTACCAATGGAATTGCCATGTGTTAGATAATCAGATCGTGTTGAGAGAGGCCTCTCAGCATGGGGCCATGTAAACAAGTTTTTCCCTATTCAATATAACACTGTCAATGACCAAAATGCGCATTTTAGATATTCTCATAtatttttacattatttttaGAGAGGGAGGATCGTTGCCAGGGTGCATGTCCTCTGAACCAACACAgggaccaatgagagcgtgTGTGTGGATATCCAATAagggtgagatttttcatttcaagggGTGATTATTTCACCCTTCATATGTTTGGACACAAACACCATGGAACTTGgcaaccttctttttcccttttttttttttacattcacCAGATCCCCTAAAGATAAAATCGTATTTAATAACTCCTTGTTACATTAATTAAAGCAAATAATAATGAATAAAATGTTCACAATTACTCCTctaaaataattattatttatgcttttttattattaataattaaCATGCTATGACAACACAAAAATGTATTAGAATTCCAATATAGTTctttgggaaaaagttttctcaGTTGTTTGGTAGGGTATGTTAGcacctctgtgtctatctctcttttctttacaTGAATGACCTCAATATCTTCCAATATATGATACCATTGTATTTaatctcattggtgtgctctTCTATACCACTTTCTTAGAGAACTCTCTCCCtaatttttttaagatttttttcccctaaatTGGTTTTTTCTGTGATAATATATACTATGATATACTGGGttgttgaaattttgatttccCCTAGAGCAATTAAAGCATACAATTTTGGCCTTTTGTTTGTCACATGAAAAAATCCACCAATTAAGTATTAAAGAATCCATTGTCCTCGAAGAGGTGACCTAAAAGCAACAAGAGATAGGATGACATTGATAGAAGTTAGGATCCAAAGTCCTTGAGCATTGCCCACAAGTTTCAGCAAATGGGTTGGTTGAACTTGCAACTTGCAATGTTCCTTATCTTCTTTGTGGGGTGAGAGCGAGAATGCATTTTGTagcaagaaaataaagaagaaccGGGTTTCAAAACGTGTTCTAGATCCAAAATCAATTATCAAACACAATctaaattatataaaattatatgACATCTTACATAACCCCGTTGTTTATAACACCAAGTTACCATTACAAGATCACAAAAGGATacatgtaagggtgtcaatcggttcggttccaGAGAGTATTGTTGTGATCCAGAACTAAATCGAGAACCAAATCGATTCCGAAATTCGATACTCAAACTAAACCTGTTgtttggttcgatttcagtTCGTATTCGGTTCCAAAATTAGGTTCTTACACAGTTCGGTTCCGATTCCTCTACTCAATgcatatactataatatatatagtataatatTGTAATAAAGTATAATAGTATTTTAAATTCTAATACTAACATTAGTAATttattcttaccaaaaaaaaaaaaaaacattagtaATATATACTACAACATATTAATttactataatatattagtattataataaaataacatactATAATATACTACTATCcaaattcggttcggttttgattttggaCTTCGGTTCTTATACTtgatccaaaaccaaaccaagaaCCAAATCAGTTTTGAAATCGAATACTCATTTCTAACCGAATTTgattcggtttggttcgatttggcTTATTTAGTCTGGTTTAGGTGGCTTATTTAGTCTggtttaggttttggttttcGGTTCCGATTctaatttgacacccttagatgcAAGAGAATAACAGACATGGAGAACAAGCGACAAATTTCGAGCCAATGCTGGGCTATGGCTGGGCTAGGGTTAGCCCAATCTATTGTGAACTGCATTTTGGGTCTCAAAACAATATGTTATGGGATCCCAATTGTGGGCTCAAGTTAGCCTGGGCCTATCTGCAGCCCCAGTTCTTCCATTTGAAGTTTGTGTGGTTTCTACCAATAAAACTGCTAAACTTGTGAAATTGGCCCCTCCCAAACCATTTATAAGGTTTTCAATGCACCTGATCCCATATGTGATTTTCTGATAGGACAGTCAAGCAACCTCATAGTTGTTGCTTTCAAGCTAGCAAAACCTTTCTATCAACTTCTACATATGGGCTCACATGGTTGATGTTAGAACCAACACTAAGCAAAAtacaaacagaaacaaaaacagagtaagatgacacagagatttaacgtcACACTAATACGATGTGTTACGTCTATGGGTGAAGTTGAAGATGTTTtactatgtaatggaagaaagttacaatggagatctctcatgAACACCCAAAACGGCTTTGTTTCTCTCTGCTCAAAACCCTAATacgaaaaccccaaattcaaTTTCCTTACAACAAGACGGATAAAGagtataaatactcctccatcagGTTGGGTAGAACCATACCGTGGGGGCTTCACCCTCGCAACCCCAATGAAATTAGTGATGATAGTGGAGGCTTGGGCCGATtagaaaaaatcccattctGGTCGCTACCAAAATATATCGGAGTAGGCCAATCTTCAAAAtgggtactctctctctctctctctctctctcattcatttGGCATCTATCTTAAATGGGTGAGTTTCTTTATGAATTTTGAAGAGATAAATATCTATAGATCAAATGCTTATTTCATTGATGAATATTGAAAACTTCTTTCACAAACAGTATTAACTCGAAATtttggggaaaaataaaaaagaaagaaaaaaaaatctcatctctatcctctcttcctttcctctgCTTGTGGCAGTATTAAGAACATATATTACTAactggaaacaaaaaaataaattaaaaactcATTGCATTCCAATCAAAACGAATGTAGATGATCATAATCAACATTTGGGAAGAtcagatggtggtggtggcaactTCTGATTGGGGCTTGCTCCATCTAAGACAATCCATGCCATCTTCAATCCCCAACTTGTGTGGACTTCCAAATGGCAATGcatgaaccacacccctgttgacaagtcatcatccaaagaaaatcaaataatttcTATATTATTATCTCATGTTATATTATGGAAAATTTGGCAccagaaatttaaaaaagaaaaaaaggatggaAAATATTGTGACCTCTGGATCACATTAAAGAGAGTTTCATTAGGCAGCCCATGAAGAAGTCTGTAATTGAATTTCAGTCACATGGGCTGGTGGGCTTCTTCTACCTAATTCTGGGCCCAAGTTGAGCCCAGCCCTATATGCTTGCttgaatattaaaaataaaaataaatagcaTAACCTGTGTGAAGATGATGACAATTAATACAAAATCTTGGGGGCCCAAATTAATATTGTGAAAAATCTTCAGGGTTAACCTTATTTATCAATTACACCTTAAAAAACATTAGGGAGAGTGTTTCTGAAAGGCAGCGTGGCTCCTACACAGAAGCATTAACAGGGatgggatttccgcctttcatggaGGCGGGGTAGTCATGTTGTGTCCTCTGTGTCTAGGCCATGGTGCCTTTCAGGGTTCTTTTTCCGAAAAATGTATTTCTtactccctttattttttggggttccTAATCATGGATCaaggtattggtatcatatcaaTTGATATGTAGTATCAATATTGTTGGAGATTGATACCAATACAATACCTATACCAACTTCAATCGTAGGTAACAGCCGATacatggtattttttaaaattccgTTCAATCTTAAACCAATATGGCTCGATACGATATCAATACAGAGACCGATACGGcctccgataccgatacctataACCTTGTGAGGttagtaaaaccctaaaattttcaTATTAAAACATTAGATTAAGCAAACCCACCTGGATTGTCTGCAAGGAATCGAATGGCAACCCAACCACCAGAAGGTACCCCGATAGTATTCCTTTCAACCGGGTCAATAAGATTGAacttaggtgggtcctttttaGGATCAAAGTTACCAAATCCTTggccaaaaacaaagaaattgaaTCCATGAAGGTGAAGAGGGTGACTCTCTGCACCTAGTATGCTAGTGTCCTGCAACACCAGCTCTACACTTGTGTTATAGTTCAACACCACAACCTTGGTACCATTACTATCCATAGTGTTGTTAGGGGGAGTTCCTGTATAGTTGAAGGGAATAAGTGGGCTTTTAGGGAAGTCAGTTGTGTAGATACCTTTTGATGATTGCCCAAAGAAATGGGTTTGAAGGAGGGCTCTGTTTGGAAGAACAAAAGAGACATTATTTATGTTACCAGAAAATTTAGTGGTATTGGTGGGACCTTGGCAGGTTTGGTTCTTAGGGCATGGAGTTGTTCCTAAACcaacagtgaagaagaagtgtCTGTCCACAGTTTGAGGAACATTT encodes:
- the LOC122672481 gene encoding non-specific lipid transfer protein GPI-anchored 2-like, which translates into the protein MAITKITFSALTIVLFIAFLTSFPITSAQAPSMSPSGATAEAPAGDCTTALLNMSDCLTYVEVGSKLKNPDKACCPELAGLVDSNPICLCQLLGNSSSFGIQLDTNRALGLPKACKITTPSVSLCAEIGIPIGAPEPSGGSGNFLFVYFLLFFIFFCKYWKLGFALNPQIYWVLTLF